In a genomic window of Sulfurisphaera tokodaii str. 7:
- a CDS encoding 2,3-diphosphoglycerate-dependent phosphoglycerate mutase yields MTLIVFIRHGQSISNVNRILSDDINSYPLTDEGRRQVYNTANELKKISPKKIYSSPVLRAYQTAMIIGEVLNIIPIIDDRLRERELGELNNTKIDQFDHWKLRVARKELNVKGVEPWDSLKRRMVNFVESVIKEKETVIAVSHFDPIRAFLAYVLDLDDISAWGLHIPNASITIVRCESINNCRILSVGAPIITNELLSKLEV; encoded by the coding sequence ATGACATTAATTGTATTCATTAGACACGGTCAATCTATTTCGAACGTAAATAGGATTTTATCAGACGATATAAATAGTTATCCTTTAACTGATGAAGGAAGAAGGCAAGTTTACAACACCGCAAATGAACTTAAAAAAATATCACCTAAAAAAATATACAGTAGTCCAGTTTTAAGGGCTTACCAAACAGCTATGATAATAGGCGAGGTTTTAAATATCATCCCTATTATAGATGATAGGTTACGAGAAAGAGAACTAGGAGAATTAAATAATACTAAAATAGACCAATTTGACCATTGGAAATTAAGAGTAGCAAGAAAAGAGCTTAATGTAAAAGGAGTAGAACCGTGGGATTCATTAAAGAGAAGAATGGTTAACTTTGTAGAAAGCGTAATAAAAGAAAAAGAAACAGTAATTGCAGTTAGCCATTTTGATCCTATTAGAGCTTTTTTAGCCTATGTTTTAGATCTTGATGATATTTCAGCGTGGGGACTACATATTCCTAATGCCAGCATAACTATTGTTAGATGTGAGAGTATTAATAATTGTAGAATTTTATCTGTTGGTGCACCAATAATTACTAATGAATTATTATCTAAACTTGAAGTTTAA
- a CDS encoding archaea-specific SMC-related protein, with the protein MKVRVSNIGGITRELTLSVEKGLTLYKAPNAYGKTSLTKALVSLLTSSITAADLLNVFSDEGYVEVELDNKLYYRRFHRIKNKIEEEKNLIMDDDRALLLSYFSPENQLLARIITGDENVEWFISKTSKVQELKAKKEELERKLTELKTRQEELTKKYQEIKDISRELERINEEIDKLERERKNLQKNAAQTIILTRQNRLTELKSRVETRQKELRDNQARLEKLDKEIEELKQKADQTLKEKIRSELTELDKKLQELSSKKNSIDIEIGVLNRVLDEIKESEKEHASVCHVCGSKVDPSIWKTRMDIISKELENANRSKNELLTELNSTIARKNELEAKIKEIEKAEKMLAEKQIQRENLAIKIETIKHQIAEYERQIKELEEKINEINEIYSMGEGESEIDKKLEELKKKRGDLEYQLQTLGVSSKILEEITTVQNQIEEITKQIDDLQREYIRRLTVIRERFTEMATSLLKELEFDFTAEIDNNYRLIVKRMGAQLEIRKLSSSERTTLALILVLVALKEYFKTPYFIVDESFMTFDQKRFEKLVKYLNGVVDYIIITKSDEMVQLTNEIIPATMAHQVVS; encoded by the coding sequence ATGAAGGTTAGAGTATCAAATATAGGAGGAATAACTAGGGAACTTACTCTATCAGTAGAAAAAGGACTAACACTGTATAAAGCGCCAAATGCGTATGGAAAAACATCTTTAACAAAGGCATTAGTTTCTCTCTTAACTTCTTCAATAACGGCTGCAGACCTGTTAAATGTTTTTAGTGATGAAGGTTATGTAGAGGTAGAACTTGATAACAAACTATATTATAGAAGATTTCATAGAATAAAGAACAAAATAGAAGAAGAAAAGAATTTAATAATGGATGATGATAGAGCACTACTACTTTCTTATTTCTCTCCAGAGAATCAGTTATTAGCTAGAATTATTACTGGAGATGAAAATGTTGAATGGTTTATTTCAAAAACATCTAAAGTACAAGAATTAAAAGCAAAAAAAGAAGAATTAGAAAGAAAACTAACTGAACTTAAAACAAGACAAGAAGAATTAACAAAAAAATACCAAGAAATTAAAGATATCAGCAGAGAATTAGAAAGAATAAATGAGGAAATAGATAAACTAGAAAGAGAAAGAAAAAATTTACAGAAAAATGCTGCACAGACCATAATTCTTACAAGACAAAATAGGTTAACTGAGTTAAAGAGTAGAGTAGAAACTAGGCAAAAAGAGCTTAGAGATAACCAAGCTAGATTAGAAAAACTTGATAAGGAAATTGAGGAACTTAAGCAAAAAGCAGATCAAACTTTAAAAGAAAAAATTAGAAGTGAATTAACTGAGTTAGATAAAAAACTACAAGAATTAAGTTCTAAAAAGAACAGTATAGATATAGAAATCGGAGTACTTAATAGAGTTCTTGATGAAATTAAAGAATCAGAAAAAGAGCATGCATCAGTATGCCATGTATGTGGAAGCAAGGTAGACCCATCTATATGGAAAACAAGAATGGACATTATATCAAAGGAATTAGAAAATGCTAATAGAAGCAAAAATGAGCTCTTAACCGAACTAAATTCTACTATAGCTAGGAAAAATGAACTAGAAGCAAAAATCAAAGAAATAGAAAAAGCAGAAAAAATGTTAGCTGAGAAGCAAATTCAAAGAGAAAACTTAGCGATAAAAATAGAAACTATTAAACATCAAATAGCCGAGTATGAGAGACAGATAAAGGAATTAGAGGAAAAAATAAATGAAATAAATGAAATTTATTCTATGGGAGAAGGAGAAAGCGAGATTGATAAGAAGTTAGAAGAATTAAAGAAAAAGAGGGGAGACTTAGAATATCAGTTGCAAACTCTAGGAGTTTCAAGCAAGATTCTTGAAGAAATTACTACTGTGCAGAACCAGATAGAAGAAATAACAAAACAAATAGATGATTTACAAAGAGAATATATTAGAAGATTAACTGTAATTAGAGAGAGATTTACTGAGATGGCAACATCATTACTTAAAGAACTGGAATTTGATTTCACTGCTGAAATTGATAATAATTATAGACTTATAGTAAAAAGAATGGGGGCTCAACTAGAAATTAGAAAGCTTTCATCATCTGAAAGAACAACATTAGCATTAATCTTAGTATTAGTTGCCCTAAAAGAATACTTCAAAACTCCATACTTCATCGTTGATGAATCATTTATGACTTTCGATCAAAAAAGATTTGAAAAACTAGTAAAATATCTAAATGGAGTTGTAGATTATATAATCATAACGAAGAGCGATGAAATGGTACAGCTAACTAATGAGATAATTCCGGCGACCATGGCACATCAAGTTGTTTCATGA
- a CDS encoding nucleoside hydrolase, with protein MRKTIFDTDTASDDAIALMLALDYFEVLGVTIVAGNVKFENEVSNALFTLEYLSRPDIPVYLGAQRPLLGQWRTVEEVHGKNGFGDWEYPSPLKKPESEFAADAIIRLSKEYEGELEILAVSPLTNIALAYLKDPKIINRIRKIWIMGGAFTRGNTTEIAEFNFWVDPEAAQIVLNAGFDITIVPWEIAEESATITDEEWNKIEDINTKRSEFFIKVNRVLREYSKSVGSRGSVHPDSLTVTIAYDNSVAIEKVSKYVNVELCSRSRGAMLIDWYGLNKRRPNAEVVIKADSQKFKKYLFDSLSKA; from the coding sequence GTGAGAAAAACTATATTTGATACAGATACTGCTAGTGATGATGCAATAGCGCTTATGTTAGCTTTAGATTACTTTGAAGTACTAGGAGTTACAATAGTTGCAGGAAATGTAAAATTTGAAAATGAGGTGAGTAACGCTTTATTTACACTAGAGTACTTAAGTAGGCCTGATATTCCAGTGTATTTAGGTGCACAAAGACCGTTACTTGGTCAATGGAGAACAGTTGAAGAAGTTCATGGTAAAAACGGTTTCGGGGATTGGGAGTATCCAAGTCCATTGAAGAAACCTGAGAGCGAGTTTGCAGCAGATGCAATAATTAGATTATCTAAGGAATATGAAGGAGAATTAGAGATTTTAGCTGTATCTCCTTTAACTAATATAGCATTGGCATATCTAAAAGATCCAAAAATTATTAATAGAATAAGAAAAATATGGATAATGGGAGGAGCATTTACTAGAGGAAATACAACAGAAATAGCTGAATTCAATTTCTGGGTAGATCCTGAAGCTGCACAAATAGTACTAAATGCTGGATTTGATATAACCATAGTTCCTTGGGAAATAGCAGAAGAGAGCGCTACTATAACAGATGAAGAATGGAATAAAATAGAAGATATTAATACTAAAAGATCTGAATTTTTCATTAAAGTTAATAGAGTTCTAAGAGAGTACTCTAAATCAGTAGGTTCCAGAGGAAGCGTTCATCCAGATTCGCTAACTGTAACGATAGCCTATGATAATTCTGTTGCTATTGAAAAGGTAAGTAAGTATGTTAATGTTGAGTTATGTTCTAGATCTCGCGGTGCAATGTTAATAGATTGGTATGGTTTAAATAAAAGAAGACCCAATGCTGAAGTAGTAATTAAGGCAGATTCTCAAAAATTTAAGAAGTACCTATTTGATTCTCTCTCAAAAGCTTAG
- a CDS encoding Fur family transcriptional regulator produces MEVELANILRSHGLKVTPQRLSILRILYKGGHFSGEQIYNELKKSEPSISLSTVYNTLNSLTEAGILNAFEINGITWYEIKRDLHINVYCQDTNQIIDITNIDLKFLYEELEKMGIYTKTLNIVAIAECSKLLRENQIGTS; encoded by the coding sequence ATGGAAGTAGAATTAGCTAATATATTAAGAAGTCATGGACTTAAGGTTACTCCTCAAAGGCTATCTATTCTCAGAATACTATATAAAGGTGGGCATTTTAGCGGTGAACAAATATATAATGAGTTAAAGAAAAGCGAACCTAGTATTAGTCTATCTACCGTATATAATACTCTAAATTCACTAACTGAGGCTGGCATATTAAATGCATTTGAGATAAATGGAATTACATGGTATGAAATAAAAAGAGATCTACATATTAATGTTTATTGTCAAGATACGAATCAGATAATAGATATAACTAACATAGATCTTAAATTTTTATACGAAGAATTAGAAAAAATGGGTATTTATACAAAAACATTAAATATCGTTGCTATTGCTGAATGCTCTAAGCTTTTGAGAGAGAATCAAATAGGTACTTCTTAA
- a CDS encoding MTH1187 family thiamine-binding protein produces the protein MKVLVDIAVEPLGTSSTSISKYVKKVFEILDRRGIRYYPAPSMTTIELDDITQLGYLLKEINDELEKMGVKRVVTLLKIDDRRDKENSIDHKLEVIKK, from the coding sequence ATGAAAGTTTTAGTCGATATAGCGGTTGAACCCTTAGGTACTTCATCCACGAGTATTTCGAAATATGTAAAAAAGGTATTTGAAATATTAGATAGAAGAGGTATTAGATACTACCCAGCCCCTTCTATGACAACAATAGAACTTGACGATATTACACAGTTAGGCTACTTATTAAAGGAAATAAACGATGAACTTGAAAAAATGGGGGTTAAACGAGTTGTAACTTTACTTAAAATAGATGATAGAAGAGATAAAGAAAATAGTATTGATCATAAACTAGAAGTAATTAAAAAGTAG
- a CDS encoding CBS domain-containing protein, which produces MSIIREPVIVRPHDSLLHTVKIMTMEYVPKLIVADENEIPLGSISQKDVLNFIYRMGDRELDSVYVSEAMKKDIITVNSSIEPLEASQIMIEKKAPLLIVISDTGKILGMIIKSDLAQYYATLIRGIHKVSEYMSKNPITVNKDSTLDEVTKIILEKNIGRLIVEDNGKILGTITTTDLLYLAPVLKFKDLKIKVKEVMTPTIVVMDENEDLNYAAKLMANRKVKGIPIVSANGELKGIVTTTDIVRALTDEKVRKYLLELKLYTSTF; this is translated from the coding sequence ATGAGCATAATTAGAGAACCCGTAATAGTGAGACCACACGATAGTTTATTACATACAGTAAAAATTATGACTATGGAGTATGTACCTAAGCTAATAGTCGCAGATGAGAATGAAATTCCTTTAGGCTCAATATCACAGAAAGATGTCCTTAATTTTATTTACAGAATGGGTGATAGAGAATTAGATAGTGTTTATGTCTCAGAGGCAATGAAAAAAGATATAATAACAGTCAATAGTTCAATTGAACCCTTAGAAGCATCACAAATAATGATAGAGAAAAAAGCACCATTATTAATAGTGATATCAGATACAGGAAAAATACTGGGCATGATTATCAAAAGTGACTTAGCTCAATATTATGCTACATTAATTAGGGGTATTCATAAAGTAAGTGAGTATATGAGTAAGAACCCAATAACAGTAAATAAGGATTCAACTCTAGATGAGGTAACAAAAATAATACTAGAAAAAAATATAGGAAGACTAATTGTTGAAGATAATGGAAAAATACTCGGAACTATTACTACAACTGACTTGTTATATCTGGCTCCAGTATTGAAATTTAAAGACCTTAAGATAAAGGTAAAAGAAGTCATGACACCAACTATTGTAGTAATGGATGAAAATGAAGATTTGAACTATGCTGCAAAATTAATGGCTAATAGAAAAGTGAAGGGAATACCTATAGTAAGCGCTAATGGAGAATTGAAAGGAATTGTTACAACTACTGATATTGTTAGAGCTCTTACCGATGAAAAAGTAAGAAAATATTTACTGGAGTTAAAATTATATACTTCTACTTTTTAA
- a CDS encoding cation diffusion facilitator family transporter — translation MRRAVIIYWMIFVAFLIPFILGKNVIALAESFHDLIDALTITFSYYVTRIVNNSSSVYTYGLHRLEVLSAVINLMIIIFGSIFTLYLSLIFSSSEYSLLTIILSMIVIPLLLSIENEDEKDFNKKSVVLHSLFDILSYIIGILVLIVYHITSINIVILLGVISIVILSIFMSINPLKQSFLIMLEGSPINTNELEKDLKGINPGVHHIHVWAICGHIKVATIHVEVNENMTVKEIDVEREKIQRFLKEKYDIDHVTIQFESKKVD, via the coding sequence ATGAGACGTGCCGTTATAATATATTGGATGATCTTTGTTGCATTTCTTATACCATTTATCCTTGGTAAAAATGTGATTGCGCTAGCCGAAAGTTTTCATGACCTTATTGATGCGCTCACTATTACATTCTCCTATTACGTTACGAGAATAGTAAATAATTCCTCATCAGTATATACCTATGGATTACATAGACTAGAGGTTCTTTCGGCCGTAATAAATTTGATGATAATAATATTTGGTTCGATTTTTACATTATATCTTTCATTAATTTTTTCTAGTAGTGAATACTCTTTATTAACTATAATACTTTCTATGATAGTAATTCCACTACTACTTTCAATAGAAAATGAAGATGAAAAAGATTTTAATAAAAAATCTGTAGTATTGCACTCTCTATTTGATATCTTATCCTATATAATAGGAATTTTGGTTCTTATAGTATATCACATAACTTCTATAAATATAGTTATTTTATTAGGAGTAATTTCTATAGTAATTCTAAGCATTTTCATGTCTATAAATCCTTTAAAGCAATCTTTTTTGATTATGCTAGAAGGTTCTCCAATAAATACTAATGAACTAGAAAAGGATCTTAAAGGTATAAATCCAGGGGTTCATCATATACATGTTTGGGCTATATGTGGGCATATCAAAGTAGCAACTATTCATGTTGAAGTTAACGAGAATATGACTGTTAAAGAGATTGATGTAGAAAGAGAAAAAATACAGAGATTTTTAAAAGAAAAATACGATATAGATCATGTCACAATTCAGTTTGAGTCTAAAAAAGTTGACTAG
- a CDS encoding CBS domain-containing protein, producing the protein MDTTIGVIGNKVVHVIKENDSVKTAAEEMKKHNLGALVVIDDNDKIVGIITERDIVKVVAEGKLDAKVKDYMTRNVIGVTEDTPITDALEIMLDHGFRHLPIIGKDGKVIGIVSIRDLSKAILDPHFFQFKKEAADVKGSGYVCPVCGMEIDEYGYCGCGAGSG; encoded by the coding sequence ATGGACACTACTATTGGTGTTATAGGAAATAAAGTTGTTCATGTCATAAAAGAAAATGATAGCGTAAAAACCGCGGCCGAAGAAATGAAAAAGCATAATCTAGGAGCGCTAGTTGTGATTGATGACAATGATAAGATTGTTGGCATAATAACTGAAAGAGATATAGTGAAAGTTGTAGCTGAAGGTAAATTAGATGCTAAAGTTAAAGACTATATGACGAGAAATGTAATAGGAGTTACTGAGGATACACCAATTACAGATGCATTAGAAATTATGTTAGATCATGGATTCAGACATTTACCTATAATAGGTAAAGACGGAAAGGTTATAGGTATAGTATCTATTAGAGATTTATCAAAGGCTATATTAGATCCTCATTTCTTTCAATTTAAAAAAGAAGCTGCCGATGTAAAAGGTTCTGGTTATGTTTGTCCAGTATGTGGTATGGAAATTGATGAATACGGGTACTGTGGTTGTGGTGCAGGATCTGGATAA
- the nurA gene encoding DNA double-strand break repair nuclease NurA: protein MIKDVYELLLSRKNEIEKQISLLDETSNNLLKEKIKEKWKEYCQTQGKLSTVLAIDGGMWIKELRSGIVYIVNAEIVKAEGFNVTPIDSKALIGVLRPGNMAKERVSLLMQLLELKLGLKHGDKAEYILFDGSIVKKIGKHKFSTKISLLDDIDVMDDKIYSLEENDEELMHKYLVAENQLVMSALISKYKGKLVWISKNSKSTELFQENISDVSLLELFTKNCGYTIGIEKKISSENIISPKASTILSNASFYSFYTRLKEGEKILKIEMFNNEIENIISILSPISIKGYPYPLLKVHTDVKVSRQDRERIKQLLNIKKKDIEWWPSQLF, encoded by the coding sequence ATGATTAAGGATGTCTATGAGCTATTATTATCTAGAAAAAATGAAATTGAAAAACAGATTAGTTTGTTAGATGAGACCTCCAATAATTTGTTAAAAGAAAAAATAAAAGAAAAGTGGAAGGAATACTGCCAAACTCAAGGCAAGCTTTCTACCGTATTAGCAATAGACGGTGGAATGTGGATCAAAGAATTACGTTCTGGAATAGTTTATATAGTAAACGCTGAAATTGTGAAAGCAGAAGGATTTAATGTTACTCCTATAGATTCTAAAGCTTTGATTGGCGTTTTAAGACCTGGTAATATGGCTAAAGAGAGAGTATCACTTTTAATGCAACTGCTAGAGTTAAAATTAGGATTAAAGCACGGAGATAAAGCTGAATATATTCTCTTTGATGGAAGTATAGTTAAGAAAATTGGTAAGCATAAATTTTCAACAAAAATATCATTATTAGATGATATTGATGTGATGGACGATAAAATTTACTCATTAGAGGAAAATGATGAAGAACTTATGCATAAGTATTTAGTTGCAGAAAACCAATTAGTTATGTCTGCGTTAATTAGTAAATATAAAGGCAAACTTGTTTGGATATCCAAGAATAGTAAATCTACAGAGTTATTTCAAGAGAATATAAGTGATGTCTCCTTATTAGAATTATTTACTAAGAATTGTGGTTATACTATTGGCATTGAAAAAAAGATAAGTAGTGAAAATATTATTTCGCCAAAGGCTTCTACCATATTATCAAATGCATCATTTTATTCATTTTACACCAGATTAAAAGAAGGAGAAAAAATATTGAAAATTGAGATGTTTAACAATGAAATTGAGAATATTATTTCTATATTATCTCCTATAAGCATTAAGGGATATCCCTACCCATTATTAAAAGTTCATACTGATGTTAAAGTATCTAGACAAGATAGAGAGAGAATAAAACAATTACTTAACATAAAAAAGAAAGATATTGAATGGTGGCCTAGTCAACTTTTTTAG
- the rad50 gene encoding DNA double-strand break repair ATPase Rad50 — protein sequence MIIRRIDIENFLSHDRSLIEFKGTVNVIIGHNGAGKSSIIDAISFSLFRKSLRDAKKQEDLIKRGAGRATVTLYLENKGKIYVIKRNAPNQYTSEDTISELTNDTRRTIARGATTVSQKIKELLNLDEEVLKSTIIVGQGKIESVFENLPDVTKKILKIDKIEKLRDSNGPIKEVMDKINNKIIELQSLEKYKNESENQKIQKEKELENIKRELEDLNIKEEKERKKYEDIVKLNEEEEKKEKRYVELISLLNKLKDDISELREEVKDENRLREEKEKLEKDILEKDKLIEEKEKIIEAQNKIKLAQEKEKSLKTIKINLTDLEEKLKRKRELEEDYKKYIEIKGELEELEEKERKFNSLSDRLKSLKIKLSEIESKISNRKISINIEELDKELQKLNEDLNNKNQEREKLASQLGEIKGRIEELNKLLGNLNQVKGNVCPVCGRELSDDHKRKIQNEIIEKLKELDELNKKFKLEINKINGLISELNQIINKKSKEKDIAIRNLADYNNLLTQQQELRKEIEEIENEIERLSIYHEKYIRLKEEEKNLKPKYEEYLKYYDVTEEKIRELERQKIELEKEIEEIMNKVREYYNTDLTQKIRDIEKRIQEIKGKENKLRELDTLLAKIETAKQKIKQNEEEIKKLTDELQLLNFDPNRFQQIKREKEVLEKILGEINSKKGELLGKKEVLENDIKRLEEQIKDYEEKLKNKQKLITAYDKLKKLREHLAEDKLQAYLMNTVKSLVEDSLNSILSRFELSFTRVEVDFNDKNGIYAYTTSGQRLPVNLLSGGERVSIALALRLAIAKSLMNEVGFLILDEPTVNLDEYRKKELIDIIRSTVEVVPQIIVVTHDEELLQAGDYIIRLEKRGDSSKVEVINND from the coding sequence TCTATTTAGGAAATCATTGAGAGATGCAAAGAAACAAGAAGATTTAATAAAACGAGGAGCAGGCAGAGCTACTGTAACTTTATATCTAGAAAATAAAGGTAAAATCTATGTTATAAAAAGAAATGCTCCAAATCAATATACGTCAGAAGATACAATCTCTGAACTAACTAATGATACAAGAAGAACTATTGCAAGAGGTGCTACTACAGTATCTCAAAAAATAAAAGAGCTGCTTAATCTAGATGAAGAAGTATTAAAATCTACTATAATAGTAGGCCAAGGTAAAATTGAGTCTGTGTTCGAAAATCTACCAGATGTAACCAAAAAAATATTAAAGATTGACAAAATCGAAAAGCTTAGGGATTCTAACGGTCCTATAAAAGAAGTCATGGATAAAATAAACAATAAAATTATTGAGCTTCAGAGTTTAGAAAAATATAAAAACGAAAGTGAAAACCAAAAAATTCAAAAAGAGAAAGAACTAGAAAATATAAAAAGAGAACTGGAGGATTTAAATATAAAAGAAGAAAAAGAAAGGAAAAAGTATGAGGACATAGTAAAATTAAATGAGGAAGAAGAGAAAAAAGAGAAAAGATACGTAGAACTTATATCACTCCTAAATAAACTAAAAGACGATATTTCCGAACTAAGAGAGGAGGTTAAAGATGAAAATAGACTAAGAGAGGAGAAAGAAAAATTAGAGAAAGATATACTAGAAAAAGATAAATTAATAGAGGAGAAAGAAAAAATAATAGAAGCTCAGAACAAAATTAAATTAGCCCAAGAAAAAGAAAAATCATTAAAAACGATAAAGATAAACTTAACTGATCTAGAAGAAAAATTAAAGAGAAAAAGAGAACTAGAAGAAGATTATAAAAAATATATTGAGATTAAAGGAGAACTAGAAGAGTTAGAAGAAAAAGAACGAAAATTTAATTCTCTTTCAGATAGATTAAAATCTTTAAAGATAAAACTTAGTGAAATTGAGAGCAAAATTTCTAATAGAAAAATTAGTATAAACATAGAAGAATTAGATAAGGAATTACAAAAATTAAATGAGGACCTAAATAATAAAAATCAAGAAAGAGAAAAATTAGCTAGCCAACTAGGTGAAATAAAAGGAAGAATTGAAGAGTTAAATAAACTTCTAGGAAATTTAAACCAAGTTAAGGGAAATGTATGCCCAGTATGTGGCAGAGAACTTTCTGATGATCATAAAAGAAAAATACAAAACGAAATCATAGAAAAATTAAAAGAATTAGATGAATTAAATAAAAAATTTAAATTAGAAATAAACAAGATCAATGGACTAATTTCAGAATTAAATCAGATCATAAATAAAAAGTCAAAAGAAAAGGACATAGCGATTAGGAATTTAGCAGATTATAATAATTTGTTAACACAACAACAAGAACTAAGAAAAGAAATAGAAGAAATAGAAAATGAAATAGAACGACTAAGTATATATCATGAAAAATATATAAGATTAAAAGAGGAAGAAAAAAATCTTAAACCGAAATATGAAGAGTACTTGAAGTATTACGATGTAACTGAAGAGAAGATTAGAGAGTTAGAAAGACAGAAAATAGAATTAGAAAAGGAAATAGAAGAAATTATGAATAAGGTGAGAGAATATTATAATACTGACTTAACTCAGAAAATTAGAGATATTGAAAAGAGAATACAAGAAATAAAAGGAAAGGAAAATAAGCTACGTGAATTAGATACATTATTAGCTAAAATCGAAACAGCAAAACAAAAAATTAAGCAAAACGAAGAAGAAATTAAGAAGCTAACTGATGAACTTCAACTTTTGAATTTTGATCCTAATAGATTTCAGCAAATAAAAAGAGAAAAAGAGGTGCTGGAAAAAATACTTGGCGAGATTAACAGTAAAAAAGGTGAATTATTAGGTAAAAAAGAGGTGCTGGAAAATGATATTAAAAGATTAGAGGAGCAAATAAAAGATTATGAAGAAAAATTAAAAAATAAACAAAAATTAATTACCGCTTACGATAAACTCAAAAAGTTAAGAGAGCATTTAGCAGAGGATAAATTACAGGCTTATTTAATGAATACTGTAAAAAGCTTGGTAGAAGATTCTTTAAATAGTATTTTATCTCGATTTGAATTATCATTTACCAGAGTTGAGGTTGATTTCAACGATAAGAATGGAATTTATGCATATACTACTTCTGGTCAAAGGCTTCCAGTTAATCTATTAAGCGGAGGAGAAAGAGTTTCAATAGCCCTAGCATTAAGGTTAGCTATTGCTAAATCTCTTATGAACGAGGTAGGATTTCTAATTTTAGATGAACCCACAGTAAATCTTGATGAGTATAGAAAGAAAGAGTTAATAGACATAATTAGATCAACAGTTGAAGTAGTACCCCAAATTATTGTAGTAACCCATGATGAAGAGTTATTACAAGCTGGAGATTATATTATAAGGTTAGAAAAGAGAGGAGATTCTAGTAAAGTTGAGGTGATAAACAATGATTAA
- a CDS encoding methyltransferase domain-containing protein, translating into MEIFTDPEGYKRWYEIHNKIYESEKRLVSEFKPKNCLDIGAGPAIFHEIFSGNTISLDISIFMLKEIGEKEDKILADANFLPFRDNSIPCIFISVTICFLNDISLFYKEVERVTKERVVTCFIPRNSTWGEYYYELGLKGHKYYSHANFIKKEDLYNILKKFFEISTIKSTLFFSPDEPEKMDRIEDGDKGSFVCVEAKKRSSAPHSSVLNSLS; encoded by the coding sequence ATGGAAATTTTTACTGACCCAGAAGGGTATAAAAGATGGTATGAAATTCATAATAAGATTTACGAATCTGAGAAGAGACTAGTATCTGAATTTAAACCTAAAAATTGCTTAGATATAGGTGCAGGTCCAGCTATTTTTCATGAAATATTTTCTGGTAATACAATCTCTCTAGATATATCAATTTTTATGCTTAAAGAAATAGGAGAGAAAGAAGATAAAATTCTAGCTGATGCAAATTTTCTTCCTTTTAGAGATAACTCGATTCCTTGTATATTTATCTCTGTAACGATTTGTTTTTTAAATGATATTTCTCTATTCTATAAAGAAGTAGAAAGAGTTACAAAAGAAAGAGTAGTAACTTGTTTTATACCACGTAATTCTACATGGGGTGAATATTATTATGAACTTGGATTAAAAGGGCATAAATATTATTCTCATGCAAATTTCATCAAGAAAGAAGATTTATACAATATACTTAAGAAATTCTTTGAAATATCTACAATTAAGTCTACTTTATTTTTCTCACCAGACGAGCCTGAAAAAATGGATAGAATAGAAGATGGTGATAAAGGGTCTTTTGTTTGTGTTGAAGCTAAAAAGAGGTCGTCGGCCCCTCACTCATCGGTGCTTAACAGCCTCTCATGA